CGTTGGCGAAAGCCGGATGATCTACACGCTCGCGCTGGTAGAGGACGGTAACCCGGCGAAGCGCGTTGTGGGCTGGCCGGCGGATTTACAGCGTCTGGACCCGCAGACCTGGAACCGCTACACCACGGCGTTCCCGGCTATCAAAGACATCCCGATTATCGGCAATAACAACTTCTCGCAGATAAGCGTGGAGAAGGTTATCGCCCTGCATCCGGACCTGGTGATTTTGCCGATTTACGCCAAAAAAGAGAGCAATCACGACAGCTTTCTTAGCCAGCTGACGCAGGCGCATATTCCGGTGATCTACGTCGATTTTCGTGTCGATCAGCTGAATAACACCGTTCCAAGCCTGCGTATTCTTGGCGAAGCGCTAAACGACCAGCCGAAAACGGAAAAGTTTATCGCCTTTTATCAAAAGCATATGGAGAAAATTGCCAAACGCTTAGCCGGAAATAAGCCGATAAAGCCAACGGTAATGCTCCAGCTGCATTTGGGGGATAAAAGCGACTGCTGTACTACCGTCGGGCGCGGCAACCTGGCCGATCTGCTGGCTTTTGCCGGCGGGGATAACATTGCCGTGAGCCGCTTCCCTGGCGTTTATGGCAAGATTTCCCCCGAGGCGCTGTTGACGGTTAACCCGGATATTTACATCGCCACCGGCAGCGCCGGGCCGGGTCAAACTGGCCGGCTGCAGCTGGGCTCGGAAGTGACGGCCGCTCAGGCACAGGAAAGCTTTTCCGGGGTGCTTGGCCAGCAGAAAGTGATTTCGAATCTGAACGCAATTCAGCACGGAAAAGCCTGGGCGGTATGGCATAACTTCTACCTCTCCCCGTGGCATTTACTGGACGTCGAGTTCTTTGCCAAAACCTTTCACCCACAGTTATTCGCGGATATGGACCCGCAGCAAACGCTGGATGAGATGAACCAACAGTTCCTGGCCGTGAAAGAAACGGGCACTTACTGGACGAAGCTGAAATAACCTGAACGCGGGTCAGGCTCTCTGACCCGCCAATTTTACTGGTTGTATCTTTCACTCCTCGGGTAGACAGTAGTCAAAACCTGTCTCTTTCTATGAGGTGTTAATGTCAACCACGTCTCCCGCTACACCCACCCTTCACCTTCTCTGCGGTAAAATTGCCGCCGGTAAATCCACCCTTAGCGCGAAGCTTATGGCCGCCCCCAACACCATTCTGGTCAGTGAAGACAGCTGGCTTGCGGCGCTTTATGGCGAGCAAATGCACAGCGTGGCGGATTACGTGGCGTACTCAGGCAAGTTGAAAACCGCGCTAACGCCGCATCTCGTTTCCCTGCTGAGGTGTGGGCTCTCGGTGGTGCTGGATTTTCCAGCCAATACGCTGGCAAACCGGCAGTGGATGAAAACGGTGATTGACCAGGCCGGGGTGGATAACCGCCTGCATTATCTGGATGTGCCGGATAACGTTTGCCGGGAGAGATTACGCGCCCGCAACAGCAGCGGAACGCACGATTTTGCCGCCACGGACGCACAGTTTGACTTAATTACCCGTTACTTCGTTGCGCCCGACGAGCGCGAAGGATTTACGATAATCAGATATGCATAAGGTGACGTTGTCACCTTATGATTGATTAAAGGCTGTAACCCGGCTTTTTCAACAGCGAATCCATCTCGGGTGCGATTTGCGTATCCCATACTTCGGCTTTCCAGTTCGACTGCTCAACCATCTTCAGCGCCACGGAGAGCGACTCGTCCTTCGAGCCGAAGTGCTTTTTCAGCACGTCGCACATCTCGCTGGCAACGGCCTGTTTCTGCTCATCGGTAAGGTCGCGAGGGAAACATTTAATTTCGATGTGTGGCACGGTGATTCTCCTTTTGTTGTTGAACAGTTGTTTTACTGCTTCACAAGGGGATCGGGCAAGGGCCGGGCAAAAGAAAGGCCAGTTTTTACTGGCCTTTAATCGTTACTGGATTTTTCGAACCGGTTCCTTTCTCACCGGCGCCTGTTCCGCTTTGTAATAGCGGGCGGTACTGCGAGGCAGCGGCGCTTTATTGCGAATGGCATCGGCAATCTTTTCACCAATCATAATGGTGGTAGCGTTCAGGTTACCGGTGATGATCTGCGGCATAATTGAAGCATCAACCACGCGCAGCCCCTGCAGGCCGTGAACCCGGCCCTGCTCATCCACCACGGCCATTTCATCATGCCCCATCTTACAGCTGCCGCACGGGTGGAAAGCCGTTTCCGCATGATTACGCACAAACTCATCAAGCTGTTCGTCCGTCTGGCAGTCGAGGCCAGGGCTGATTTCGCGCCCACGGTATTTATCCAGCGCAGGCTGCCGCATGATCTCGCGGGTGATACGGATGGCGTCACGAAACTCCTGCCAGTCCTGTTCGTGAGACATATAATTGAACAGAATACTTGGGTGCTCGTGCGGGTCGCGCGACTTGAGCTTCACGCGGCCACGGCTTGGGGAACGCATAGAGCCGACGTGGCACTGGAAGCCGTGCTCTTTCACCGCGTTTGAGCCGTTGTAGTTAATCGCCACCGGCAGGAAATGGTACTGAATATTCGGCCAGCTAAACTCTGCACGGCTGCGAATAAAGCCCCCCGCTTCAAACTGGTTGCTTGCGCCAACGCCGGTACCATTGAACAGCCACTCTGCGCCGATTTTTGGCTGGTTGTACCATTGCAGCGCCGGGTAAAGCGACACCGGCTCTTTGCATTCGTACTGCAGGTACATTTCCAGGTGATCCTGAAGATTTTCACCTACGCCGGGCAGGTCGTGAATCACCGGGATCTCCATGCTCGCCAGGAATTCTGCATCGCCCACCCCAGAGCGTTGCAGAATTTGCGGGGAAGCAATCGCGCCGGCGCTCAGCAGAACTTCTTTGCGCGCTTTCGCCACGGAATGCACCGGAGTGTCTTTCACAAGGTATTCCACCCCAACGGCGCGTAAATTATCAAAGATGATACGGTCAGTGGTTGCGTGGGTCACGATGGTCAGGTTCGCACGCTGCTTTGCCTCGTCGAGGTAGCCACGAGCGGTACTTGCGCGGCGGCCTTTAGGCGTCACGGTGCGGTCCATCGGCCCAAAACCTTCCTGCTGGTAACCGTTCAAATCGTCGGTGCGCGGATAGCCCGCTTCCACGCCCGCCTCAATCATCGCGTGGAACAGAGGATTATTACCCTGTTTAGGCGTGGTGACGGAGACCGGGCCTTCGCCGCCGTGATAATCGTTTGGGCCGATATCGCGGGTTTCCGCTTTCCGGTAGTAAGGCAGGCAGTCCAGATAGCTCCAGTTCTCCAGGCCCGGCATCGACGCCCAGTTGTCGAGGTCCATCGCGTTTCCGCGGATGTAACACATACCGTTAATCAGGGATGAGCCGCCCAGCCCTTTGCCTCGCCCGCACTCCATGCGGCGGTTGTTCATAAACGGCTCTGGGTCTGTTTCATAAGCCCAGTTGTAGCGCCTGCCCTGCAGCGGAAACGCCAGTGCTGCGGGCATTTGGGTACGGAAGTCAAAGCGGTAATCCGGGCCACCGGCTTCAAGCAGCAGGACGCTGGTATCGGGATCTTCCGTTAAACGTGCAGCTAAAACATTACCTGCGGAACCCGCTCCAATAATGATGTAATCAAATTCCATTCATCCTCCTCAGGTGGGGTTAAAAGATTGACTGATAGGTGCCCATCTCCAGTTGGATTGACTTAACCTGGGTATAGCTTTGCAGCGTCATCAGGCCATTCTCGCGGCCAATGCCGGAATGCTTGTAACCGCCGACCGGCATCTCCGCGGCAGACTCGCCCCAGGTGTTGATCCAGCAAATGCCGGCTTCAAGCTGATGGATAACGCGGTGCGCGCGAGTGAGATCGTTAGTCACAACTCCGGCAGCGAGGCCGTAATCCGTGTCGTTGGCGCGGCGAATCACTTCTTCCTCGCTGTCATAGCTGAGGATCGACATCACCGGGCCGAAGATCTCTTCCCGGACGATTTTCATCTCATCGCGGCAGTCGGTGAATACGGTTGGTGCCACCCAAGCCCCGTTATCAAAGCCTTCCCCGCGTAGTTTGTCGCCCCCGCACAGCAGCGTGGCGCCCTCTTCGCGGCCAGACTCGATGTAGCGCATGACGTTTTCGCGGTGCGGGAAACTGACCAGCGGGCCAAAGTTGGTTTGCGGATCCATGACATCGCCCGCGCGAATGCGGCCCACGCGTTCCACAATTTTCTTCTCAAATTCCGCTTTCAACGCCGCAGGAATAAATACCCGGGTACCGTTGGTGCAGACCTGGCCGGAGCTGTAGAAGTTGGCCATCATCGCGATGTCCGCCGCCAGGTTGAGATCTGCGTCGTCGAAGATAACCAGCGGAGATTTGCCCCCCAGCTCCATCGTGACCTGTTTCAGCGTCGAACCGGCAGCATTCGCCATCACTTTCTTACCGCTGACAACGCCGCCAGTGAAGGAAACTTTGGCGATGCCCGGATGTTCCGTTAGCCGTTGGCCAGTCTCCGCCCCAAGCCCAGGCAGAACGTTAAAGACGCCGTCCGGCACGCCGGCCTCGGTGTAAATTTCTGCCAGCTTAAGGGCGGTAAGCGGCGTCACTTCGCTCGGTTTGAAGATCATCGCATTGCCAGCGGCAAGCGCAGGGGCAGACTTCCAAAGCGCAATCTGAATCGGGTAGTTCCACGCCCCAATCCCTGCGACAACGCCTAATGGCTCCCGACGGGTGTAGACAAATGAGCTATCCCGCAGCGGGATCTGCTGACCTTCGAGGGTGGTTGTCAGCCCGGCGTAATACTCCAGTACGTCTGCGCCGGTGACGATATCCACGCTGGAGGTTTCGCTGAAAGCTTTGCCGGTATCGAGCGTTTCCAGTTCGGCCAGCTCATCGTTACGCTCGCGCAGAATCTCAACGGCGCGGCGCAGAATGCGTGCTCGCTCCACAGGCGTTTTTGCAGCCCATACCTTCTGCCCTTTCTTTGCCGCGGCAACGGCGTGGTCAACGTCTTCCCGGCCTGCGGCCTGAACGACCGCCAGCACTTCGCCATTGGCCGGGTTGATGGTTTCAAACGTTTTACCACTTCGCGCGGCGACGTAGCCCCCGTCGATATAAAGCTGTTGTTCACCAAATCGGGACATAATTTCTCCTTACTAATTACTTTTTCACCGCAGCAATAAGATGCTGGTTGATAAATTGCGTAGTCAGTACGCTCGCTGCTTTGCGGTCAAACGGTTTGCCGCTTAAGGCCGCACGCAGCCACAGGCCATCTATCAGTGCGGCGAGGCCGTAGCCCGCCAGCCTGGCTTCTTCTTGCGGCAGTTCGCGCCTGAACTCGGCGGTGAGCGTGGACAGCAGACGGCGACTGCTCACCTGTTGTAATCGGTACAACATCGGCTGGTGCATGCTGCTGGCCCAAAACGCCAGCCAGGCTTTCATGGCCGCGCTGTGGGTCTGGGTATCGTCAAAATTCCCGTCCACAATCGCGCACAATCGCCGCGCGGCAGAAGCGCCGGGCAAAGCCTTCAGCCGGCCCACTACCGCATCGCGGAGCTGGGCCGTAACGTCCCGCATGGTGGCTTCCAGCAGGCCATTTTTATCCTGAAAATAATGGCTGATGATGCCGGTAGAGACCCCGGCGCGGCGGGCAATTTGCGCCACCGTGGCATCATGCATTCCAACCTCATTTATTGCGTTTAAGGTGGCGTCAATCAGCTGCCGCCGCCGTATCGGCTGCATACCTTTTTTGGGCATGGCCTCGCTCCATTCATAAATAATTATTATCTATTTAAGCGTTTATTGATTGAACGTTCAATATAAAATGTGT
This Klebsiella michiganensis DNA region includes the following protein-coding sequences:
- a CDS encoding periplasmic binding protein — encoded protein: MKKSLLLAALLTLSVGSQAKTITDILQRKVEVPDNPQRLVVGESRMIYTLALVEDGNPAKRVVGWPADLQRLDPQTWNRYTTAFPAIKDIPIIGNNNFSQISVEKVIALHPDLVILPIYAKKESNHDSFLSQLTQAHIPVIYVDFRVDQLNNTVPSLRILGEALNDQPKTEKFIAFYQKHMEKIAKRLAGNKPIKPTVMLQLHLGDKSDCCTTVGRGNLADLLAFAGGDNIAVSRFPGVYGKISPEALLTVNPDIYIATGSAGPGQTGRLQLGSEVTAAQAQESFSGVLGQQKVISNLNAIQHGKAWAVWHNFYLSPWHLLDVEFFAKTFHPQLFADMDPQQTLDEMNQQFLAVKETGTYWTKLK
- a CDS encoding cell division protein ZipA, with translation MSTTSPATPTLHLLCGKIAAGKSTLSAKLMAAPNTILVSEDSWLAALYGEQMHSVADYVAYSGKLKTALTPHLVSLLRCGLSVVLDFPANTLANRQWMKTVIDQAGVDNRLHYLDVPDNVCRERLRARNSSGTHDFAATDAQFDLITRYFVAPDEREGFTIIRYA
- a CDS encoding Tautomerase PptA, coding for MPHIEIKCFPRDLTDEQKQAVASEMCDVLKKHFGSKDESLSVALKMVEQSNWKAEVWDTQIAPEMDSLLKKPGYSL
- a CDS encoding choline dehydrogenase (catalyzes the oxidation of choline to betaine aldehyde and betain aldehyde to glycine betaine), producing the protein MEFDYIIIGAGSAGNVLAARLTEDPDTSVLLLEAGGPDYRFDFRTQMPAALAFPLQGRRYNWAYETDPEPFMNNRRMECGRGKGLGGSSLINGMCYIRGNAMDLDNWASMPGLENWSYLDCLPYYRKAETRDIGPNDYHGGEGPVSVTTPKQGNNPLFHAMIEAGVEAGYPRTDDLNGYQQEGFGPMDRTVTPKGRRASTARGYLDEAKQRANLTIVTHATTDRIIFDNLRAVGVEYLVKDTPVHSVAKARKEVLLSAGAIASPQILQRSGVGDAEFLASMEIPVIHDLPGVGENLQDHLEMYLQYECKEPVSLYPALQWYNQPKIGAEWLFNGTGVGASNQFEAGGFIRSRAEFSWPNIQYHFLPVAINYNGSNAVKEHGFQCHVGSMRSPSRGRVKLKSRDPHEHPSILFNYMSHEQDWQEFRDAIRITREIMRQPALDKYRGREISPGLDCQTDEQLDEFVRNHAETAFHPCGSCKMGHDEMAVVDEQGRVHGLQGLRVVDASIMPQIITGNLNATTIMIGEKIADAIRNKAPLPRSTARYYKAEQAPVRKEPVRKIQ
- a CDS encoding betaine-aldehyde dehydrogenase, encoding MSRFGEQQLYIDGGYVAARSGKTFETINPANGEVLAVVQAAGREDVDHAVAAAKKGQKVWAAKTPVERARILRRAVEILRERNDELAELETLDTGKAFSETSSVDIVTGADVLEYYAGLTTTLEGQQIPLRDSSFVYTRREPLGVVAGIGAWNYPIQIALWKSAPALAAGNAMIFKPSEVTPLTALKLAEIYTEAGVPDGVFNVLPGLGAETGQRLTEHPGIAKVSFTGGVVSGKKVMANAAGSTLKQVTMELGGKSPLVIFDDADLNLAADIAMMANFYSSGQVCTNGTRVFIPAALKAEFEKKIVERVGRIRAGDVMDPQTNFGPLVSFPHRENVMRYIESGREEGATLLCGGDKLRGEGFDNGAWVAPTVFTDCRDEMKIVREEIFGPVMSILSYDSEEEVIRRANDTDYGLAAGVVTNDLTRAHRVIHQLEAGICWINTWGESAAEMPVGGYKHSGIGRENGLMTLQSYTQVKSIQLEMGTYQSIF
- a CDS encoding transcriptional regulator BetI (HTH-type; bet1; Repressor involved in choline regulation of the bet genes), with translation MPKKGMQPIRRRQLIDATLNAINEVGMHDATVAQIARRAGVSTGIISHYFQDKNGLLEATMRDVTAQLRDAVVGRLKALPGASAARRLCAIVDGNFDDTQTHSAAMKAWLAFWASSMHQPMLYRLQQVSSRRLLSTLTAEFRRELPQEEARLAGYGLAALIDGLWLRAALSGKPFDRKAASVLTTQFINQHLIAAVKK